In Chryseobacterium gleum, a single genomic region encodes these proteins:
- a CDS encoding non-ribosomal peptide synthetase yields MSNTIPSSEAQSIGSAVLLSSEDREKLLNGFNKTGWDYHHEETLESLFRKQAILHADKTAAVYQEQKITYRDLDQRSNQVANFLLKKGVKEGQYVPVWLDRSLEWIVAVLGVIKTGAAYVPIDPSYPAKRVEYILSDTSSDLIITNQSFKDLLSESGKEKVFDLTSMENLDHLPSHYPEIKIQQKDLAYTIYTSGSTGNPKGVMISHQAIQHLVTWHNHHFHVDHSSRLTLVAGLAFDISVWEVWSALTSGATVFIADNEDRTEAQALVDYYRKNHITHGFVPTVLAPSVVDLTRNYNDLKLKYLFTAGEKLKPVLTTELSYELIDYYGPTECTVYATFKKVKDINGKYVSSIGRPIANAKAYILGENMELLPVGAVGELCIGGTLLAEGYLNNEELTHSKFITNPFRETEKLYRTGDLARWKPDGEIEFLGRIDNQVKIRGFRIELGEIERSLIRQKEIKEAVVIGKETEGSTKYLIAFVVLKPDVTTDISSVRNALKEELPGYMIPAQIIFIDAIPLTANGKTDTNALKELADQEAKDVISSEPPTNETERIIVDVWSSALERPVINITDNFFDIGGNSLLVAAVAVTLQRKLDVKVYLRDIYQYPVLQQLSEVLIARSREMRDTVPAEDVEPYVELQNDVYLAPGTVFAGGFDPGQIENPGTIFLTGVTGFVGIHLLQELLDTTEADIYCLVRAQDEFAAMEKIGRCFKQYNIPYKEEQRPRIIPVIGDLALPSLGLSEEIFTRLAKQVDLIYHSGSSVNFIEPYSYMKAPNVEGLREIIKLAGAERTSCLALLSTISVYSWGHIFTGKTVMLESDDIEQNLMSVSKDIGYVRSKWVMEAVADLAAKEGLPLITYRLGYAMCHSETGASASYQWWSGLVKNCIEFQSYPALTELREGLITVDYMTKAMAHITKNKEAIGKKFNLIARPETNLTLEDFFGLMKQYYPFTLKGLPYKEWRKQWEDDSKNRLYPLTSLFRDNMHEGLSTVELYQNTYIWDCSNVIRFLEGSGIQESVFDKKILDSYLKYLGIPVE; encoded by the coding sequence ATGTCAAACACAATTCCCTCATCAGAAGCCCAATCAATAGGTTCGGCTGTATTACTGTCATCAGAAGACAGAGAAAAACTTTTAAACGGATTCAATAAAACCGGCTGGGATTATCATCATGAAGAAACATTGGAATCCCTTTTCCGGAAACAGGCAATCCTTCATGCAGATAAAACAGCTGCTGTATATCAGGAGCAGAAAATTACCTACAGGGATCTGGACCAGAGAAGCAACCAGGTAGCTAACTTCTTATTAAAAAAGGGTGTTAAAGAAGGACAATATGTTCCTGTCTGGCTCGACCGTTCTTTAGAATGGATTGTTGCAGTTCTTGGTGTTATTAAAACGGGAGCTGCGTATGTTCCTATTGATCCATCTTACCCGGCGAAAAGAGTAGAATATATTCTTTCCGACACTTCTTCAGATCTTATTATTACCAATCAAAGCTTTAAAGATCTCTTATCTGAATCCGGAAAAGAAAAAGTATTTGATCTGACCAGCATGGAAAACCTCGATCATTTACCTTCACATTATCCTGAGATTAAAATTCAACAGAAAGACCTTGCCTATACAATTTATACATCAGGATCAACCGGAAATCCGAAAGGAGTAATGATAAGCCACCAGGCTATACAGCATCTGGTAACATGGCATAACCATCATTTTCATGTGGATCACAGTTCAAGACTAACTCTTGTTGCAGGATTGGCATTTGATATCTCAGTATGGGAAGTCTGGTCGGCGCTTACTTCAGGAGCAACCGTTTTTATTGCAGATAATGAGGATAGAACAGAGGCTCAGGCATTGGTAGATTATTATAGAAAAAATCATATTACCCATGGTTTTGTACCTACGGTTCTTGCTCCTTCTGTAGTAGATCTTACCCGGAATTATAATGACCTCAAATTAAAATATCTCTTTACAGCAGGAGAAAAGCTGAAGCCGGTGCTTACTACGGAATTAAGCTATGAACTAATAGATTATTACGGTCCTACCGAATGTACCGTATATGCTACCTTCAAAAAAGTGAAGGATATCAACGGGAAATATGTTTCCTCTATTGGCAGGCCCATTGCCAATGCAAAAGCATATATTCTGGGAGAAAATATGGAATTGCTGCCGGTAGGAGCTGTCGGAGAATTATGTATTGGCGGAACCCTTTTAGCAGAAGGCTACCTTAATAATGAAGAACTTACTCATTCCAAGTTTATTACCAACCCGTTCAGGGAAACAGAAAAGCTTTATCGTACAGGAGATCTGGCCAGATGGAAACCGGATGGTGAGATTGAATTTCTGGGAAGGATTGATAATCAGGTGAAAATTCGCGGATTCAGGATTGAATTGGGAGAAATAGAACGTTCACTGATCCGCCAGAAAGAGATCAAGGAAGCTGTGGTCATTGGAAAGGAAACAGAAGGAAGCACCAAATACCTGATTGCTTTTGTTGTATTAAAACCAGATGTAACAACAGATATTTCTTCAGTACGCAATGCATTGAAGGAAGAGCTTCCAGGTTATATGATTCCTGCCCAGATTATTTTTATAGATGCCATTCCGTTAACAGCCAATGGAAAAACAGATACCAATGCATTAAAGGAACTGGCTGATCAGGAAGCAAAAGACGTAATTTCATCTGAACCGCCAACCAATGAAACTGAAAGGATTATTGTAGATGTCTGGTCTTCTGCATTGGAACGCCCTGTTATCAATATTACAGATAACTTTTTTGACATCGGAGGGAACTCCCTGTTGGTAGCAGCCGTTGCTGTTACTTTACAAAGGAAACTTGATGTAAAGGTTTATCTGCGGGATATCTATCAGTATCCGGTATTACAGCAGCTGTCAGAAGTTCTTATAGCCAGATCCAGAGAAATGAGAGACACCGTTCCGGCAGAAGATGTAGAGCCTTATGTTGAATTACAGAACGATGTTTATCTGGCTCCCGGAACTGTCTTTGCGGGAGGATTTGATCCGGGGCAGATAGAAAACCCCGGAACAATATTTTTGACCGGAGTTACAGGATTTGTAGGAATCCATCTTTTGCAGGAGCTTCTGGATACTACAGAAGCAGATATTTATTGTCTTGTGAGAGCCCAGGATGAATTTGCTGCAATGGAAAAGATTGGAAGATGTTTTAAACAATACAATATTCCTTATAAAGAAGAACAGAGACCGAGAATTATTCCTGTGATAGGAGATCTTGCATTACCCTCTTTAGGATTGTCTGAAGAAATATTCACCAGGCTGGCAAAACAGGTTGATTTGATCTACCATTCCGGTAGTTCAGTAAACTTCATTGAACCTTATTCCTATATGAAAGCCCCGAATGTAGAAGGATTAAGAGAAATCATAAAGCTGGCAGGAGCAGAAAGAACGTCATGTCTTGCTTTGTTATCCACAATCTCAGTATATAGCTGGGGACATATATTTACAGGAAAAACAGTAATGCTCGAATCTGATGATATTGAGCAGAACCTGATGTCTGTAAGTAAAGATATTGGGTATGTACGAAGCAAATGGGTAATGGAAGCCGTAGCTGATTTAGCGGCTAAAGAAGGGCTTCCGTTAATCACCTATCGTTTGGGATATGCAATGTGCCACAGCGAAACAGGAGCAAGTGCATCCTATCAATGGTGGTCAGGATTAGTGAAAAATTGTATAGAGTTCCAGTCTTATCCTGCTTTAACAGAGCTTAGAGAAGGACTCATCACGGTAGATTATATGACCAAAGCAATGGCTCACATCACAAAGAATAAAGAAGCGATAGGCAAGAAGTTCAACTTAATTGCCCGGCCGGAAACAAATCTTACGCTGGAAGATTTCTTCGGATTGATGAAACAGTATTATCCGTTTACACTGAAAGGTCTTCCTTACAAAGAATGGCGAAAACAGTGGGAGGATGACAGTAAAAACCGTTTGTACCCACTAACAAGCCTTTTCAGGGACAATATGCATGAGGGCTTATCAACAGTAGAGCTTTATCAGAATACCTATATATGGGATTGTTCCAATGTGATCCGATTTCTGGAAGGTTCCGGAATTCAGGAGTCGGTATTTGATAAAAAAATACTGGATTCCTATTTAAAATACCTGGGAATTCCGGTCGAATAA
- a CDS encoding YdeI/OmpD-associated family protein, protein MNPKPIEFTAIIQQNGEMDAAFVEFPFSTEELFNKKGQVKVKVLFDNKVEYRGSLAKMKSDCHILGLTQEVRKQLGKTFGDEVSVALMEDKEERVVEIADDIVSVFNENPEAKTLFDKMSYTHKKEYIRWIEEAKKPETRENRKIKMIQMILDGKKGI, encoded by the coding sequence ATGAATCCTAAACCTATTGAATTCACAGCTATTATTCAGCAAAACGGAGAAATGGATGCTGCGTTTGTAGAATTTCCGTTTTCTACGGAAGAATTGTTTAATAAAAAAGGACAGGTAAAGGTTAAAGTCTTGTTTGATAATAAAGTTGAATACCGCGGAAGCTTGGCCAAAATGAAATCCGATTGCCATATTTTAGGTCTGACGCAGGAAGTCAGAAAACAGCTTGGTAAAACTTTCGGAGATGAGGTTTCTGTTGCTCTTATGGAAGATAAAGAAGAAAGAGTGGTTGAAATTGCAGATGATATTGTCTCTGTTTTTAATGAAAATCCTGAAGCAAAGACGTTATTCGACAAAATGAGTTATACCCACAAAAAGGAATATATCCGCTGGATAGAAGAGGCTAAAAAACCTGAAACAAGAGAAAACAGAAAGATAAAAATGATTCAGATGATTTTAGATGGGAAAAAGGGGATATAA
- a CDS encoding S46 family peptidase, whose product MKRLFLLFTFLLGFAQMRADEGMWLLMLIKRLNGVDMQKEGLHLTPEEIYSVNNSSLKDAIVSFGGFCTGEIVSDKGLIFTNHHCGYGAVAAASTPEKDYLKNGFWAMKQKDEFNAKDLYVRFLVRMDDATKRITSKLNNNMTGAERKAVIDAETKAIQTENSENGKYTVVVKDFFNGNEFYYFVYQDYKDIRLVGAPPSSLGKFGGDTDNWEWPRHTADFTVFRVYADAAGNPAEYSPSNTPLKPKHFLPVSLKGIKPGDFSMILGYPGRTNRYLTSYGIQQMVTKDYPAWVEASKLAMDVMKKYMDKDKATQLNYASQYASVANYWKNRQGTIDAVEKNGTISDKQKIEETYNRWAAMPGNDEYNGVLEDIAIYYKQVSDRNVERNYATQFTRNAKYITLAAQVGSVLKAYAAQDMQGRLAMKAKTEAAIKAAYENFNPALEGEMLAAMTSLYQARVKNPDVASATILGLDAKTVSNLAYSSIFANKTSATNFLLNPDALKLDADPLWKAANGIVADQKISTERFVKIDDNFAKNNRLFLAGLMKAMPEKKFYPDANSTMRLTYGTVDKLPIRNDRNYFGITDNYYTDMTGLVGKYKKGDEEFDLPQRVIDLYNLKDFGQYADAAGYMPVNFLSNNDITGGNSGSPVIDGDGNLIGIAFDGNSEALSGDIVFEPEWQKTINVDVRFVLWTIDKFAGARRLIDELKLVRGENTPADTKTKNSGTTTMPKKTKK is encoded by the coding sequence ATGAAAAGACTATTTCTACTATTCACTTTCTTACTGGGCTTTGCTCAGATGAGGGCGGATGAGGGGATGTGGCTGCTAATGCTCATCAAAAGACTTAACGGTGTTGATATGCAAAAAGAGGGTCTGCATCTTACGCCTGAAGAAATTTATTCAGTGAACAATTCAAGCTTAAAAGATGCGATCGTAAGTTTCGGTGGTTTCTGTACAGGAGAGATTGTTTCTGATAAAGGACTTATATTCACCAACCACCACTGTGGTTACGGTGCTGTTGCTGCGGCTTCCACACCGGAAAAAGATTATCTGAAGAACGGTTTCTGGGCAATGAAACAGAAAGACGAATTCAATGCAAAGGATCTTTATGTAAGATTTTTAGTAAGAATGGATGATGCTACCAAAAGAATCACATCCAAGCTAAACAACAATATGACCGGAGCAGAGAGAAAAGCTGTTATTGATGCTGAGACTAAAGCCATCCAGACAGAAAACTCTGAAAACGGAAAATATACTGTAGTAGTAAAAGATTTCTTCAACGGAAATGAATTCTACTATTTCGTGTACCAGGATTATAAAGATATCAGATTGGTAGGCGCTCCACCTTCATCATTAGGAAAATTCGGAGGAGATACAGACAACTGGGAATGGCCAAGACATACTGCGGACTTTACGGTTTTCAGAGTGTACGCTGATGCTGCAGGAAACCCTGCTGAATATTCTCCAAGCAATACTCCACTGAAGCCTAAGCATTTCCTTCCGGTTTCTCTTAAAGGAATTAAGCCTGGTGATTTCTCAATGATCTTAGGATACCCTGGAAGAACAAACCGTTACCTTACTTCTTACGGAATTCAGCAGATGGTAACCAAAGATTATCCGGCTTGGGTTGAAGCTTCTAAATTGGCTATGGATGTCATGAAAAAGTACATGGATAAGGATAAGGCAACTCAACTTAACTATGCTTCTCAATATGCTTCAGTAGCTAACTACTGGAAAAACAGACAAGGAACTATTGACGCTGTAGAGAAAAACGGAACTATTTCTGACAAGCAAAAAATTGAGGAAACGTACAACAGATGGGCTGCAATGCCAGGAAATGATGAGTATAACGGAGTTTTAGAAGATATCGCTATCTACTACAAACAAGTTTCTGACAGAAATGTTGAAAGAAACTATGCTACTCAGTTTACAAGAAATGCCAAATATATTACCCTTGCGGCTCAGGTAGGATCTGTTCTTAAAGCGTATGCTGCTCAGGATATGCAGGGAAGATTAGCAATGAAAGCTAAAACTGAAGCGGCAATAAAAGCGGCTTATGAAAACTTCAATCCAGCTTTGGAAGGAGAAATGCTTGCTGCTATGACCAGCCTTTACCAGGCAAGAGTTAAAAACCCGGACGTTGCTTCTGCTACTATTTTAGGATTGGATGCCAAGACTGTTTCTAATCTGGCATATTCTTCAATCTTCGCTAATAAAACTTCTGCTACGAATTTCTTATTGAATCCGGATGCACTGAAGCTTGATGCTGATCCGCTTTGGAAAGCAGCTAACGGAATTGTTGCTGATCAAAAGATAAGTACAGAAAGATTCGTTAAAATAGATGACAACTTTGCAAAAAACAACCGTCTGTTCTTAGCTGGTTTAATGAAAGCTATGCCTGAGAAAAAGTTCTATCCGGATGCCAACTCTACAATGAGATTAACTTACGGTACAGTAGATAAGTTACCTATCAGAAATGACAGAAACTATTTCGGGATTACTGATAACTACTATACAGATATGACTGGTCTTGTTGGAAAATACAAGAAAGGTGATGAAGAGTTTGATCTTCCTCAAAGAGTAATCGATCTTTATAACCTTAAAGATTTCGGACAGTATGCTGATGCTGCAGGGTATATGCCTGTAAACTTCCTTTCTAACAACGATATTACAGGTGGAAACTCCGGTTCCCCGGTAATTGATGGTGACGGAAACCTTATCGGTATCGCTTTCGACGGAAACAGTGAAGCATTAAGCGGTGATATCGTTTTCGAACCTGAATGGCAGAAAACAATCAACGTAGACGTTCGTTTCGTTCTTTGGACAATTGATAAGTTTGCAGGAGCAAGAAGATTAATTGATGAGTTGAAACTTGTAAGAGGAGAAAACACTCCTGCTGATACAAAAACTAAAAACTCAGGGACAACAACAATGCCTAAGAAAACTAAAAAATAA
- a CDS encoding T9SS type A sorting domain-containing protein, whose product MERISIYCIILSVFSIPILHAQSAVLATGLDASAANGFVSYSVGQTAYLEKGTGQVLEGVQQPYEIITLTTIENPSELSGILLYPNPFRDYLYLDFTSNNFKGSEYQLFDGQGKLVKKDKISQSKSELNFSSLSSAMYIIRITQNGENIKTFKVIKK is encoded by the coding sequence ATGGAAAGAATATCTATTTACTGTATTATTCTGTCTGTCTTTTCCATCCCCATACTGCACGCTCAATCTGCAGTGTTGGCAACCGGATTGGATGCATCAGCAGCTAATGGTTTTGTTTCTTACAGCGTAGGCCAGACGGCCTATCTGGAAAAAGGAACAGGGCAAGTACTGGAAGGCGTTCAACAGCCTTACGAAATCATCACCCTTACCACTATTGAAAATCCTTCTGAATTGTCTGGCATTTTGCTATACCCTAATCCTTTCAGGGATTATCTGTATCTGGATTTCACCTCAAATAATTTTAAAGGATCAGAATATCAGCTCTTCGATGGCCAGGGAAAACTGGTAAAAAAAGACAAGATTTCACAATCAAAATCTGAGCTTAATTTCTCCTCACTGTCTTCCGCTATGTACATCATCAGGATTACGCAAAATGGAGAAAATATTAAAACTTTCAAAGTCATTAAAAAATAA
- a CDS encoding beta strand repeat-containing protein, with product MKKILSLFWILTGFFMGLSQAPEKMSYQAVMRNGSGQLLANQAVAVKVSILQGSPAGAAVYSERLTGNTNANGLISLEIGTGTVLTGTFSTIDWPAGSYYLKTETDPAGGTNYTISGTSQLLSVPYAMYAKSAGGGGGSFTIPYTNTVNNASTLFSLTNDGDGTSLEGNNSTTTSNIAAVRGVVTNTAPGGFSSAVRGINNGTGGLGIGVYGSQAGSGWGVYGVTPNGLGVYGNASANGTGVYANSNTGTGLTATSNNGIPASISIFNNANNNVALSASSVGNGTVINVTTSGNGAGVRSSTGAGFGLHGITSAQTSAGVVGDNNGGGEAIVGRTTSDIAGAVVGRNDGGGYGVRGFVATSTSGTGIGVYGQVGINNSTGRAGRFENFNNTNIDANTFEVTSNGNGNIPDNTKGNAASFILNNTNSVGAAVRGEVNTIFGNFGAAAIFGVSSGTGGRAGLFYASNPAGNGASLIALTDGNRNAITANAGKDGNGVETNIDGAGNALYAWVPSFSTGRAGRFEIFNDANTSDVITVKTVGNGIAGNFKVDKVTGTSAAVRGEVNSQFANFGTAGIYGVSSGTGGYAGLFHASNPAGNGPALIAIADGNGNGITANASNSGDGVETTADGTGNAIFAWVPNFGNGRAARFVNFNTANTNPPLTVETHSNGSIAVFKSGNPGTVNVARINSAGQGFFNGGTQNSGADVAEAFDVNGNISQYEPGDILVISTSADRTVEKSSTPYSNLVAGVYATKPGVLLTEENIETDISNKAPMGVIGVIPTKVCLENGKIKRGDLLVTSSKPGVAMKASIKKVKIGQVIGKALQDYDQKEIGKIQVLVNIK from the coding sequence ATGAAAAAAATATTATCACTGTTCTGGATCCTGACCGGTTTCTTCATGGGACTGTCTCAGGCTCCGGAAAAAATGAGCTACCAGGCTGTCATGAGAAATGGTTCCGGACAACTTTTAGCCAACCAGGCTGTTGCTGTGAAAGTAAGTATTTTACAGGGATCACCTGCCGGAGCCGCAGTTTACTCTGAAAGACTTACCGGAAACACCAATGCTAACGGGCTTATCAGTCTTGAAATAGGAACGGGAACTGTACTTACCGGAACATTCTCTACTATTGACTGGCCTGCGGGAAGCTATTATTTAAAAACAGAAACAGATCCTGCCGGAGGAACCAATTATACCATATCAGGAACCAGCCAGTTACTGAGTGTTCCTTATGCCATGTATGCCAAATCTGCCGGTGGAGGAGGAGGAAGCTTCACAATCCCCTATACCAATACCGTCAATAATGCCTCAACTTTATTTTCATTAACCAATGATGGTGACGGAACATCTCTGGAAGGCAATAATAGTACTACAACTTCCAATATTGCAGCAGTACGAGGTGTTGTTACCAATACAGCACCTGGGGGTTTTTCTTCAGCTGTTCGTGGAATCAATAACGGTACCGGAGGATTAGGCATAGGAGTTTATGGAAGCCAGGCCGGAAGCGGCTGGGGTGTATATGGTGTTACTCCAAATGGTTTAGGAGTATATGGTAATGCCAGCGCCAACGGAACCGGGGTTTATGCCAACAGTAATACAGGAACCGGTCTTACTGCTACCAGTAATAACGGAATTCCTGCAAGCATTTCAATTTTCAACAATGCAAATAATAATGTTGCCCTCAGTGCATCCAGTGTAGGGAATGGTACGGTTATAAATGTTACCACTTCAGGAAACGGAGCCGGAGTAAGAAGCTCTACAGGAGCAGGATTCGGACTGCACGGAATAACTTCTGCACAGACTTCTGCCGGTGTCGTAGGTGATAACAACGGAGGAGGCGAAGCAATAGTGGGTAGAACTACCAGTGACATTGCCGGAGCCGTTGTGGGAAGAAATGACGGAGGCGGATATGGTGTGAGAGGTTTTGTTGCCACCAGCACATCCGGAACCGGTATCGGTGTTTACGGACAGGTAGGAATAAACAACAGTACCGGACGTGCCGGAAGATTTGAAAATTTCAACAATACAAATATTGATGCCAATACTTTTGAAGTGACATCTAACGGAAATGGAAACATCCCTGATAATACCAAAGGTAATGCTGCTTCTTTTATACTCAATAATACCAATAGTGTGGGAGCAGCGGTAAGAGGGGAAGTCAATACTATTTTCGGGAATTTCGGGGCGGCCGCTATTTTTGGAGTTTCTTCAGGTACCGGGGGACGTGCAGGTTTATTTTATGCATCAAACCCTGCCGGAAACGGAGCTTCATTAATTGCGCTTACAGACGGGAACAGAAATGCGATCACTGCCAATGCGGGTAAAGACGGAAATGGAGTCGAGACCAATATTGATGGAGCCGGAAATGCCCTCTATGCATGGGTTCCTTCTTTTTCTACAGGACGTGCCGGAAGATTTGAAATTTTCAACGACGCTAATACAAGCGATGTCATAACAGTGAAGACAGTGGGAAACGGTATAGCAGGGAACTTTAAGGTAGATAAAGTGACCGGAACTTCGGCTGCGGTAAGAGGTGAAGTCAATTCACAGTTTGCCAATTTCGGTACAGCAGGAATTTATGGAGTATCTTCCGGAACCGGAGGATATGCAGGGTTATTCCACGCTTCCAATCCTGCCGGAAATGGCCCTGCACTGATTGCCATTGCAGATGGTAACGGTAATGGTATCACCGCCAATGCCTCAAATAGCGGAGACGGAGTGGAAACTACGGCAGACGGAACAGGAAATGCCATTTTTGCATGGGTACCTAATTTCGGTAATGGCCGGGCTGCAAGATTTGTTAATTTTAATACGGCCAATACAAACCCGCCTCTTACAGTAGAAACCCATAGCAACGGATCTATTGCGGTATTTAAATCTGGAAATCCAGGTACAGTGAATGTGGCCAGAATCAATTCTGCCGGGCAGGGATTTTTTAACGGAGGTACACAAAACAGTGGTGCCGACGTTGCTGAAGCATTTGATGTAAACGGAAACATTTCTCAGTATGAACCCGGAGATATTCTTGTAATCTCAACCAGCGCAGACAGAACCGTTGAAAAGTCTTCAACTCCCTATTCAAATCTTGTTGCCGGAGTGTATGCCACAAAACCTGGTGTACTTCTCACAGAGGAAAATATTGAAACTGATATTTCCAATAAAGCTCCCATGGGAGTCATTGGTGTCATTCCTACCAAGGTATGTCTTGAGAACGGAAAAATAAAAAGAGGTGACTTATTGGTAACTTCATCTAAGCCAGGTGTTGCAATGAAAGCCAGTATTAAAAAGGTAAAAATAGGACAAGTCATCGGAAAAGCGCTTCAGGATTATGACCAGAAAGAGATCGGAAAAATTCAAGTATTAGTCAACATAAAATAA
- a CDS encoding META domain-containing protein, translated as MKKILLPLFAVLILGVVLNCSAIPDKNPSLQRQWMLISLDGFSKDQLIAHKAEMNLTAAIVDGKIQGSAYMGCNQMSFISEFKKGGKVKISKGVSTMKACQDMDLETSFQKKIETMTRYSVEGHFLTLSDDHGHTMKFVAADWD; from the coding sequence ATGAAAAAGATACTATTACCACTTTTTGCAGTTTTAATTTTAGGAGTTGTTTTGAATTGCTCTGCAATACCGGATAAAAACCCATCTCTCCAAAGGCAGTGGATGTTGATTTCTTTAGATGGTTTTTCAAAAGATCAGCTTATTGCCCACAAAGCAGAAATGAATCTTACGGCTGCTATTGTTGATGGTAAAATTCAGGGGAGTGCCTATATGGGATGTAATCAGATGTCTTTTATATCTGAATTTAAAAAAGGAGGAAAGGTAAAGATTTCAAAAGGAGTCAGTACGATGAAAGCCTGCCAGGATATGGATCTTGAAACATCTTTTCAGAAAAAAATTGAAACCATGACCAGGTATTCTGTCGAAGGACATTTCCTTACTCTGTCCGATGATCACGGTCATACAATGAAATTTGTAGCTGCTGATTGGGATTAA
- a CDS encoding spondin domain-containing protein, protein MNKFIFRTSVLAAATLAAFTLSSCSDSDNDTMTEMPFQKTITFENVVTPKDFVESGSFQGTGTPPIILPGQSVSVTFSAGKTQALMFATMYGASKDWFFASQQPGIKLFDANGNAITGDVSSSVRLWDNGTKDDTTGQAESKPIMQVPNVNASQLMKLNLAYNDVTSEFTLTITNTSGGTANETPFSPGVWAVSNYNGSQLLNNAPFFTPNALSNPEITDIAQMGNISKMMVKLNANTGIMTGLSPALVVVYRGDKNPIYELGQTDSGMGLKDIAQFGNVSKLQNSLKSLSAVRGIYVAGNAPVAPGSKVTTSFNAEPGDKIAYVTMFGFSNDWFYANEQSIDANTKGDISSKTALFDSGTGIDQYPGAGNHQALFGGTPQSENKIISKVGTHYPVPAVQNVIKVTVN, encoded by the coding sequence ATGAACAAGTTTATTTTTAGAACATCGGTTTTAGCGGCAGCTACTCTAGCTGCATTTACTCTTTCTTCGTGCAGTGATTCGGATAATGACACGATGACAGAAATGCCTTTTCAAAAAACTATCACTTTTGAAAATGTGGTAACTCCTAAAGATTTTGTAGAAAGCGGAAGTTTTCAGGGAACAGGAACGCCTCCTATTATTCTGCCCGGACAGTCTGTCTCTGTTACATTCAGTGCAGGAAAAACACAGGCTTTAATGTTTGCCACCATGTACGGGGCTTCAAAAGACTGGTTTTTTGCTTCCCAGCAGCCAGGTATCAAACTGTTTGATGCCAACGGAAATGCTATCACCGGAGATGTTTCTTCAAGTGTCCGATTATGGGATAACGGAACGAAAGATGATACAACAGGACAGGCAGAAAGCAAGCCTATTATGCAGGTTCCTAACGTAAATGCTTCACAGCTTATGAAGCTTAATCTTGCTTACAATGATGTAACCTCAGAATTTACGCTCACCATTACCAATACATCTGGCGGAACGGCTAATGAAACTCCTTTTTCTCCGGGAGTATGGGCAGTTTCTAACTACAATGGCTCCCAGTTGCTTAACAACGCTCCTTTTTTTACTCCTAATGCTTTATCAAATCCGGAAATCACAGATATTGCCCAAATGGGGAATATCAGTAAAATGATGGTGAAACTGAATGCCAACACAGGGATTATGACCGGCCTCTCTCCTGCTTTGGTAGTTGTTTACCGTGGTGACAAAAATCCTATTTATGAATTAGGTCAAACGGACAGCGGAATGGGATTGAAAGATATTGCACAGTTTGGAAATGTAAGCAAGCTTCAAAACAGCCTTAAATCTCTCTCTGCCGTGAGAGGTATATATGTTGCCGGGAACGCTCCTGTAGCACCGGGAAGCAAAGTAACAACAAGCTTTAATGCTGAACCAGGGGACAAAATAGCTTATGTAACCATGTTCGGGTTTTCCAATGACTGGTTTTATGCCAATGAACAGAGCATTGATGCCAATACCAAGGGAGACATCAGTTCAAAAACTGCATTATTCGATTCCGGAACAGGTATTGACCAATATCCGGGAGCCGGAAATCATCAGGCATTATTCGGCGGCACTCCACAGAGTGAAAATAAGATTATTTCAAAAGTAGGAACCCACTATCCTGTTCCCGCTGTTCAGAATGTGATTAAAGTAACCGTGAATTAA